The DNA sequence aattttttaacagatGAACCATAtcaacttaaaataaaaagattgaagaccaaaatatctttttttacatAAAAGACAAGAGTGAGATGCTCAAAACAAGTTCACCTTCTTCGGTTAGTAGCTATTTCCAATTAGTGTTTTTGTTCATGGTCATCTTTACAAGAGCATTAGGTTAAAACAATAATAATTAGTAACTAGCGATCTATATTCACAGAGAAGGGGGTAGGTGTtttataaagtataaactatccaTTTTATTGGAATAAAGTAGAAACTAATTAATTATCTGCTAGGAATATCTGAATGAATGAACCACACAAATTTGTTGTGGTCCATGTAGAGTTAAACATGATACAAACAAATGATgatgagttatatatatatatatatatatatatatatatatatatatatatatatatatatatatatatatatatatatatatatatatatatatatattaaactgGTATTGAATCTTTAATTTAAGCCTTGAGAAAGCCAATGTGGTCCCTTATTCCTTCCTTGTGTTTGTGTAAATGTCACAGTGGTACTGCTCAGAGGAGTGGTGGGGTCATTGCATTCTCCTACTATTCTACTTTTCCCATTTGGTGATGAGTCTTGTGAGCATGCTAAATGAGCCACATGATCATGTTTCTTAACAtggctactactactactactacctcCTATACTTAGTGTCAAATCCACTTCCATTTCTTCATTATCACAACCACCATGGTTGCTAGGACCTGCCTCACCTCCCATAAATACTTCTTCCTCACAAGCAGGCCTTTCAAGATCAAAACCTCTACTTGAGCCTGCAGCTTCCTCTCTCATCAAATTTTGATGAACATGGAAATCTAGTCCATATGAGGCTTGTGCCACTAGATGTTGTTGCTGTTCAATAAAATGAGGATGCCTTTCATCTATGCCATTTAATAATGGAGTCAGAAGTTTCTGTTGTCTTATTTCCTTTCTGAGCTCATCCATCAGCATCTTTTGCACACTGTACAGCCTGTGCAGTTCTCTTACCTGCAAAATCCAGATTCTCTTGCTGAGCAATGATCATCATGTCCTTTCTAAGACAACAAATGGAAGTGTAATATGAGTACTGAATATGATACAATACAGGTGTAACAATATTTGAAGTAGATATGCATAAGGTACACATACATAAGTGCACATAGATTAAGAAGTTTCATAAAAAAGGTTGATCATGACAATTTTCTCATATGGCTATAGATATATAAGACTTTTGACCCTATGGATTTCATGTGATGTAATATTTGTTAAGATGAGTAGTTCAATAATCATATCACATGtatttttgagtatatatatatagatagatagatacatACATACCTGCTGTTTGAAGATGGCCTCATGCATCTGCATTGTCCTTTTGATGTATTCAATGTTGTTTCTTTCAAGCATCCTATCCATTATTGGATCTTGCACTTTGGAACTGATTCTAGTCTTGATGAGAAGGTTATAATTGGTCAGCACTTTGTTCTGATAATGCTCCCAGACATCCACTCCACCCACTCTCAACTTGTTGCTGTCTAATGATGTTGCAAGAAGATTTACTGAATATTCAACTTTGGTTCCCATGCCTGAAAAGAAACATGAAGTTCATTTTAAACTTTGTTCAATGCTGCTTTTACCATACTTCAACATAACAATTGGAAAACTGTAAACTCATGTTTTATATAGGAATCGTTGAGAGCTAAATTACCCCAATCAAATTGCAGTGTGATCAGCCATAGTATACTTCATATATGCTGACATTATCATGAAACATAGATTCTGCCACTTCCCTTTTTGGTGCAGAGATGCATACCATATAAAAGGAGCAGATTCTATCTTTTTTTTCATGAGATAACTTGTCAAAACAGGGCCTTCCACTTTACTAACCAAAAGTaggagtgtatatatatatatatatatatatagagagagagagagagagagagagagcgagggagagagaaagggggACCAAAAGAATTTGCATTGAAAATGTTCAAAGTGTGTAATCATACATTGCCGGGACACTAAAGCAGCATGAATATGAACACATTAGATGTAGGCAACAGTGAGAACAATTAAAGTGGGGGTCTGTGATTGTGTGATGGAAGCACCATTACATCTTTAGAGGCTCTCTTTGGTAAATGTCtcaaaacaaattataaaaacacTGATAAAAGAGACGAAAAAAATCTGTCTTAAGAAGAGACATTCTGTTTGTTTATATATCTGTCTTTAAATAAATTTGTATATTCTACTGTTTTCTACATGCCTATCTATGCCTCAGAAAAGTGATCACTTCACCATTGTTTTCTTTTACAAAAGCTACTATGCTCTTTTGAGCTACTCTAAAGACAACTGAACTTTACATCTGTTAATGCTAAAATAGGGACTTAAGGATTCAACAAGATTTGAGGATCACAACATCTATCACACACACAAAGACACTGGGGAGTTTACATGTCAAGAATACATGTGCAAGCAAGTCaacttttattttccttttatgttACTCTTGAAACTTTTGATGTGTCACTGTGGATGGATGTTTGACAATTGATAATTATCATTTCCTTATCAAATAAAACTACCATATATGAAAAACATAAGGAGCATTAAATCAAACCGCAGAATCTTCTTTCAAGCCATATATATATGTTATGGACTACTATGAAGAAAAGTAAAAGATCAGAAACTGTTCTCATTAGGATATATGTCATATCATAATATGCCTTAactaaaaaacaatgaaaataaagccATATATATTTGTATTATGGACTATGTATACCTGTAATAAGAAGTAGCAAAATTGCAGCTTTCTCTGATGAAGAAGGTCATTGAACATCTTCCTCCTTCATGCCATCATTTTAAGCCATGAATCAGCCTTAAGAGAAGTTGAAGCAGTATATTCTGTCATAATTACTATCCTTGAATCTTGTTTGAGACAAAGGAGAGATCAAAAGGTATTATAGCTCATAGACAACAAGCTAAGAAATCTCTCTTTCTATCTATCTGTCTGTCTATCTATctttctatctatctatctatctatatctcTCTATAAGCACATGTAATAACCAATCAAGAATAAACATTCATTCAACCCTTTACTATGAAACAAAACAAGCTCAGATTTAAAAATGTAACAATAATTCAGGTTATGACAGGCTGTGATGAGAAGAGGAAGCTAAGcaagattcaaaaaaaaaaaaaaaaactaaaatggaGTAGTAGAGCAATGTGTCTGTATAAGTTTGAGTAAGAGTGTgatattgagagagagagagagagagaaaaagagagagagaggtgtgtGTGATGATATAATAGAATATGTATgaatgataataatataataatattggtGTAGTTGTAACATTTACTTTAGTTGATTGAATATTGTGGTTCATCAATCAGTGTAATGTGggaaatgaattgaattgaaaggatAGAAAGGAAAGGGGACCACAGAAAGAAAGGGTTGTATAATAAAAACAAGTGACAGTCCTAAGCATGAGCCAATGTATGGTAGGGCATGGCAGTGCAGTGCAATGAACAAGATATTCCAGACAAACCCCTTAGCTTcttataatcatcatcatcattcatcatataATGCATCATCTATCACCAATCAAAATTAGTGCTTGCTTCTTCACTACACATTTGTTTTTACAACTTGATTACATTTATATTATTCTTTCCGTACAtgcacaacaacaataaaatatcAACTTATCTGTATGTTGGTGTTGGAGAAGATTTCATCAGAATGCCAATTTTAGGTGTATGTTGTTATTATTTGGATTCCATGTGAATTTCCCTTGCCAGCCATGGAACTTTGCTAGGATTTCAAGCTGTGATAGTGACTCATTCCAACCTTATAGATTGTGTGTATACACATGCACTCACAATTATGCTGCCTAATAATATATTATTCATATAATACAGTAACAAAATATCTGCaaaatcataattaaaatataaataagtatTATATTAAAACATGTCAATCTATTTAACGATTTTTAACtatcatttttataaataatattatgagGGTAAAATCCAAAACTAAAATATCTTGGGGGGTGGTGTGGTGGACATGAAAAGTtgtcaaaatcaaaattaaagataGAAATTAATATATCCTCCAACTTCGGTTGTAAAGGGAGTTTAATTTGTTCTCTCATCTGTCACGGTTTATTCTCTCTCACTATTTATAACCACAAATAATTCAAGTTGTAAGATCCTACATACATGTGCGTGCGAAACACCAAAGTTTAATGCTCAACATTATTCCTACACATAACTCATCTTATTCAATATGTTCTCATTGAACTACCTACCTAATGGCCTACACATAAATCACCATTTTACACCGCACAAATGTATATATTAACCCCAGCTTGTGCTGccatttttctttatataatatatatgaatgATTCAATGACATGGCTTCATACATATGCTTCAACTTCAACTTGCAGTAGTTTCTTCAAAATTTGGGTCACTCAAGGCACGCGTTGTACCCTTTCAAAGGCACAAGCCGTAACAAAGTAGACCCACCCTTCCGCACTCAATCCTACTATGccttttcaatttactttcatcctaaaataaataaataaataaataaaaattcgcATGCAGTTGTCTCTATGTGAAGTtgagatttaaaaattattagaggtggaaactcaggtgcagtcgacttcatatgaagttaatatctaaaaaatttgattgatttgactaaatttttatctaacggctctTAAATATCAACTTAACGTGAATTCAGCTTCACCTGCGTTTTCACCATTATTAGATGATTTGATCATTAGTTATCTCCATGTGAGTATTtactatcaaaattaaattcatattttttagtgttaattaaataaatttaaaattttaaaaaatattaaaaataaattatttttataaccaAATTTAACTAAAgctttttttaattaacttttattatattaataaactattaaactaatttagttaaatttaattattaaaataatttgatcaTATAACATCACCATAAAATTTACTTAAAATTTGATCTTGCAccgtatttaataataaaataaatgtacaAAATATTGATTCTTCATCTTGTTTCTATTTTCACTCTCTACACTTGAATAGTAGTCTTGTTAAATAGTGAAAtatagtacatatatatatatatatatatatatatagtagt is a window from the Arachis hypogaea cultivar Tifrunner chromosome 1, arahy.Tifrunner.gnm2.J5K5, whole genome shotgun sequence genome containing:
- the LOC112697857 gene encoding uncharacterized protein, with protein sequence MGTKVEYSVNLLATSLDSNKLRVGGVDVWEHYQNKVLTNYNLLIKTRISSKVQDPIMDRMLERNNIEYIKRTMQMHEAIFKQQVRELHRLYSVQKMLMDELRKEIRQQKLLTPLLNGIDERHPHFIEQQQHLVAQASYGLDFHVHQNLMREEAAGSSRGFDLERPACEEEVFMGGEAGPSNHGGCDNEEMEVDLTLSIGGSSSSSSHVKKHDHVAHLACSQDSSPNGKSRIVGECNDPTTPLSSTTVTFTQTQGRNKGPHWLSQGLN